One Capsicum annuum cultivar UCD-10X-F1 chromosome 2, UCD10Xv1.1, whole genome shotgun sequence genomic window carries:
- the LOC107861280 gene encoding pathogen-related protein encodes MASEKGKIQVASDKYRQVLHEDEAAAAGTIEWRHGGPPIYDSVNKLFEQGRTKVWAEGSLEETVQNAIKSWEMELSHKTRVKDFRTINPEKFKLFINGREGLSAEETLKVGSYNALLKSSVPDEFKYYKADEESFESSHDAFRSAFPRGFAWEVINVYTGPPVVTYKFRHWGFFEGPFKLHSPTGEMVQFYGVGIMKVDESLRAEDVEIYYDPAELFAGLLKGPTISESNIEQQGHADNTTTQSCPYHY; translated from the exons ATGGCAAGTGAGAAGGGAAAGATTCAAGTGGCAAGTGATAAGTATAGGCAGGTCCTGCATGAAGATGAGGCTGCTGCTGCAGGAACCATTGAGTGGAGACATGGTGGCCCTCCAATTTATGACAGTGTTAATAAGCTTTTTGAACAAGGAAGGACTAAG gtATGGGCAGAAGGATCTCTGGAGGAAACAGTGCAAAATGCTATAAAGTCATGGGAAATGGAGCTTTCTCACAAGACGCGCGTCAAGGACTTTAGGACCATTAACCCTGAAAAATTCAAGCTCTTTATTAATG GAAGAGAGGGACTATCAGCAGAAGAGACGCTAAAAGTGGGAAGCTACAATGCGCTATTGAAGAGTTCAGTACCAGATGAATTCAAATACTACAAAGCAGATGAAGAGAGTTTCGAATCGTCTCACGATGCTTTTCGATCAGCTTTTCCGAGAGGATTTGCCTGGGAAGTGATCAATGTGTATACAGGGCCACCAGTTGTGACATACAAATTCAGGCATTGGGGTTTCTTTGAAGGTCCATTTAAACTACATTCACCTACTGGTGAGATGGTCCAGTTCTATGGTGTTGGCATAATGAAG GTTGATGAATCTCTAAGAGCAGAGGATGTAGAGATATACTATGATCCAGCTGAACTTTTTGCTGGACTACTTAAGGGACCAACAATTTCTGAATCTAACATTGAACAACAGGGCCATGCTGATAATACCACCACTCAATCCTGCCCATACCACTACTAG